A genomic region of Leptolyngbya sp. NIES-2104 contains the following coding sequences:
- a CDS encoding tetratricopeptide repeat protein, with amino-acid sequence MNARTFLDGNTSKSKATIGGLPTASRRRAAKVDRSSKLSQRQTVWLDPAAQDRLLRQQSLSDAKQGNYLEAIAGLTILIDRNPENATDYNNRGLVHYQCGHLEAAIEDYNAAIYLNPKLASAYNNRANYYAAQGQLMEAIEDYEMAIDLDPTNVRAWVNQGITYRDLEMYGEAIDNFEHALQIKELLSPSLDDNPALEAHIYGARGRAHHLAGDWNYAIADYRRALDRTSESDITVKRLRSQVTRWMQELTN; translated from the coding sequence ATGAACGCTCGGACTTTTTTAGACGGCAATACATCAAAATCAAAAGCAACGATCGGCGGACTTCCTACAGCAAGTCGCCGCCGTGCTGCAAAAGTCGATCGCTCTTCCAAGCTGTCTCAACGCCAAACGGTTTGGCTTGATCCCGCTGCTCAAGATCGTCTGCTCCGGCAACAATCTCTATCCGATGCTAAACAAGGAAATTATCTTGAGGCGATCGCGGGTTTAACGATTTTGATCGATCGCAATCCCGAAAATGCAACCGATTACAACAATCGCGGCTTGGTTCACTACCAATGTGGACATTTAGAAGCGGCGATCGAGGACTATAACGCAGCGATTTACCTGAATCCAAAATTAGCCAGTGCCTACAACAATCGAGCGAACTATTACGCGGCTCAAGGGCAGCTAATGGAAGCGATCGAGGATTATGAAATGGCGATCGATCTTGATCCGACAAACGTTCGCGCTTGGGTGAATCAGGGGATTACCTATCGCGATCTCGAAATGTACGGAGAAGCGATCGATAATTTTGAACACGCACTGCAAATCAAAGAATTACTATCCCCGAGTTTAGATGACAATCCTGCGCTAGAGGCTCACATCTACGGGGCGCGGGGTCGAGCGCATCATTTAGCCGGAGATTGGAATTATGCGATCGCGGATTATCGTCGGGCATTAGATCGGACTTCGGAGTCAGATATCACCGTCAAACGATTGCGATCGCAGGTGACACGATGGATGCAGGAATTGACGAATTAG
- a CDS encoding DUF1565 domain-containing protein has product MVRTRKTFLIRAIVPVQLGLLALCAFSAPLITQAQVPSQLPTPTTPAPPAVTSILYVNPNAGSDQATAGRTDAAPFRTITFAMQQANAGTVIQLAPGNYTQQSGEQFPIVMQPGVILRGDENSKGANVVIQGSGATSSKTFGQQNAAIRAANGSEIRGVTVTNTVTRGTGIWVEDVDCTIANSTFTNNNREGIFATGNSNPIVADSVFVKNSGNGISITSGARGLIRNNVFNNTGFGLALGGNSIPRLEGNQITQNTAGIYMSGSTRPILRNNVITDSQGDGIVARDSSFPDLGTADSLGNNTIRNNGRDAKLKGVDVNNITSNIFQAVGNNIDPKKIAGRINFVAGGTNTAFSDIQGHWAQQYIQALASQAIITGFPDGTFKPNDPVTRAQFATIVAKAFSPAPRNPAVNFTDVRSNFWGFGAIQTASRAGFMAGFPGGVFRPDQRIPKVQALVALSNGLQYGAGNASELSRFQDAASIPSWATSPIAAATQRQIVVNYPTVGQLNPGREATRAEVAAFIYQALVAQGKAQAIPSPYVVGAR; this is encoded by the coding sequence ATGGTTCGCACCCGCAAAACATTTCTGATTCGCGCGATCGTTCCTGTTCAGTTAGGACTACTCGCACTCTGCGCCTTTAGCGCCCCCCTAATCACTCAGGCTCAGGTACCGAGTCAGCTTCCGACCCCGACCACGCCCGCACCGCCAGCGGTGACTTCGATTCTATACGTCAATCCCAACGCTGGGAGCGATCAAGCTACGGCGGGTAGAACCGATGCGGCACCGTTCCGCACGATCACATTTGCAATGCAGCAAGCGAATGCTGGAACTGTGATTCAACTAGCTCCTGGAAACTACACGCAGCAAAGCGGGGAACAATTCCCGATCGTGATGCAACCTGGCGTAATTTTGCGCGGCGACGAAAACAGCAAAGGCGCAAACGTCGTAATTCAAGGCAGTGGCGCTACTTCAAGTAAAACCTTTGGTCAACAAAATGCAGCCATTCGAGCCGCGAACGGCAGCGAAATTCGCGGAGTCACTGTCACGAATACGGTGACACGGGGTACCGGGATCTGGGTCGAAGACGTAGACTGCACCATCGCCAATAGTACTTTTACAAACAACAATCGCGAAGGTATTTTCGCAACCGGAAACTCAAACCCGATCGTGGCAGATAGCGTCTTTGTCAAAAATTCCGGTAACGGCATCTCAATTACCAGCGGTGCACGCGGTCTGATTCGGAACAATGTTTTTAATAACACTGGATTTGGACTAGCGCTCGGCGGCAATTCGATTCCCCGACTCGAAGGCAATCAAATCACTCAAAACACCGCAGGCATTTACATGAGTGGTTCGACTCGCCCGATCCTTCGCAACAATGTCATCACCGATAGTCAGGGCGATGGCATTGTGGCACGAGATAGTTCATTCCCCGATTTGGGAACAGCAGATAGCTTGGGAAATAATACGATTCGCAACAATGGTCGAGATGCCAAACTTAAAGGTGTCGATGTCAACAACATCACAAGCAACATCTTTCAAGCCGTTGGCAACAATATTGATCCAAAGAAAATCGCAGGTCGAATCAATTTCGTTGCGGGTGGAACCAATACGGCATTCTCAGATATTCAGGGACATTGGGCACAACAGTATATTCAAGCCTTAGCGTCTCAAGCGATTATCACAGGCTTCCCAGATGGCACCTTTAAGCCGAATGATCCGGTGACTCGTGCTCAGTTTGCGACGATCGTGGCAAAAGCCTTTTCTCCAGCTCCCCGAAATCCAGCCGTGAATTTCACAGATGTTCGGAGTAATTTCTGGGGCTTTGGAGCCATTCAAACCGCGTCTCGTGCTGGCTTTATGGCAGGTTTTCCTGGTGGTGTATTCCGCCCGGATCAGCGGATTCCGAAAGTTCAAGCCTTAGTTGCTCTGTCGAATGGGTTGCAGTATGGTGCAGGCAATGCGAGTGAGCTGTCTCGCTTCCAAGATGCGGCTTCGATTCCGAGTTGGGCGACAAGTCCGATCGCGGCTGCAACCCAGCGTCAAATTGTGGTGAACTACCCGACGGTCGGACAGCTTAATCCAGGTCGAGAAGCAACTCGTGCGGAAGTGGCAGCGTTTATCTATCAAGCGCTAGTGGCTCAAGGAAAAGCTCAGGCAATTCCGTCTCCTTACGTAGTAGGAGCGCGATAA
- a CDS encoding DUF3493 domain-containing protein yields the protein MSQQSERLRQSDPEKYARLKAEAAAPYRGLRKFIYIAFGGSGAIGALVFFAQTIVGRDLETAVPNLALQVGLVALMVWLFRIDNQKTR from the coding sequence ATGAGCCAACAATCTGAACGCCTCCGACAATCTGACCCCGAAAAATACGCCCGCCTCAAAGCCGAAGCCGCTGCACCCTATCGGGGATTGAGAAAATTTATCTACATTGCCTTTGGTGGATCGGGCGCGATCGGAGCGTTGGTGTTCTTTGCTCAAACGATCGTCGGACGAGATTTAGAAACCGCAGTACCAAATTTAGCCCTACAAGTTGGATTGGTCGCGCTCATGGTGTGGCTATTTCGGATCGACAACCAAAAGACCCGCTAG
- a CDS encoding pyridoxal phosphate-dependent aminotransferase family protein, producing MQVVKEYVRRWYESELDPDEYLCHQRQGNMVEIEEAETGTRRTVLTFCTNDVLGLTQNESVKQAAIDSIFQYGTSNSSTSVLSGRIDLHRQLEDEVSKFKHLPHTQLFLNAWMGMQALMDAFCHLAIPIPGFEHTRETLIMTDVLNHGCIVSALAHAGTRSGKLFGYSPRVRVKAYRHCDMEDLARKLKRYVHPGDRVMVVSDAVFSMDGDIAPLPEMIEILSNYPDSTLVMDEAHATGAIGSTGRGIYEHFGLKPQDAIDRGINPLILSTFAKFGASVGAAISTHVAELKPLLNCSPTSIGTCSLAPPLTAAALQSFRTVQQHPELVSRLQESTRYLRSRLAAQGFEAIGETNVVPVLLPTELNPKVYARELMELGIWVSPIWFIAKPRIRITVNALHTREEMDCLVAAMVKVRELMYKEEAATISA from the coding sequence GTGCAAGTTGTTAAGGAATACGTGCGGCGTTGGTATGAAAGTGAACTCGACCCGGATGAGTATCTCTGTCATCAGCGCCAGGGGAATATGGTGGAGATTGAGGAGGCTGAAACGGGGACGCGGCGCACTGTTCTTACTTTTTGCACAAACGATGTTCTGGGGTTGACCCAAAACGAGTCGGTGAAACAAGCCGCGATCGATTCAATTTTTCAGTACGGCACTTCTAATAGTTCGACTTCCGTTTTAAGTGGTCGCATTGATCTACACCGTCAATTGGAAGACGAAGTTTCAAAATTCAAGCATCTTCCTCATACGCAACTGTTTCTAAATGCCTGGATGGGAATGCAGGCATTGATGGATGCGTTCTGTCATTTGGCGATTCCGATTCCGGGATTCGAGCATACTCGCGAAACGTTGATTATGACCGATGTGCTGAATCACGGCTGTATCGTGTCGGCACTCGCCCATGCGGGGACGCGATCGGGGAAATTGTTCGGCTATAGTCCGAGAGTGCGGGTGAAAGCGTATCGTCACTGCGACATGGAAGATTTGGCGCGGAAGTTGAAGCGGTATGTGCATCCGGGCGATCGGGTGATGGTCGTGTCCGATGCGGTGTTTTCGATGGACGGGGACATTGCACCCTTGCCGGAGATGATCGAAATTTTGTCGAATTATCCGGATAGTACGTTGGTGATGGATGAAGCGCACGCAACAGGCGCGATCGGGTCAACGGGACGCGGCATTTACGAGCATTTCGGACTGAAGCCGCAAGACGCGATCGATCGGGGGATTAATCCGCTAATTCTTTCGACTTTTGCGAAATTTGGTGCATCGGTGGGGGCGGCAATTAGTACGCATGTGGCGGAATTAAAACCATTATTGAACTGTTCACCGACTTCGATCGGAACTTGTTCTTTGGCTCCGCCTTTGACCGCTGCGGCGTTACAGAGTTTCCGTACGGTGCAGCAACATCCAGAATTGGTGTCGCGGTTGCAGGAAAGTACGCGATATTTACGATCGCGGTTGGCGGCTCAGGGATTTGAAGCGATCGGGGAAACGAATGTGGTTCCGGTGTTGCTTCCGACCGAGCTAAATCCGAAGGTTTATGCACGAGAATTGATGGAATTGGGGATTTGGGTGTCTCCGATCTGGTTTATTGCTAAGCCTCGAATTCGGATTACCGTGAACGCGCTGCATACCCGTGAAGAGATGGATTGTCTGGTTGCGGCAATGGTGAAGGTGCGCGAACTGATGTACAAAGAGGAAGCCGCGACGATTAGTGCGTAA
- the gshA gene encoding glutamate--cysteine ligase, with protein MLSKGFEIEVYTGTPQGDIVGLSDQIVAALDGFVREPDSRNVEYTTPPCFRYERSLCDLVTPRLKLRQFLKSKGDYTLIPGSTLPLKGQGDRFWRSDPANPYHDYIENTYGTKVVTASVHINVGISDPEILMRACRLVRVEAPLYLALSAASPMFNGEMTGYHSTRWGLFPKTPAHVPLFESHGHYIRWTEEQIEKGTMQNVRHLWSSVRPNGDRRPYNLNRLELRICDLVSDPIALLAITALLEARLHQVIEDPSLDPLHLSQLSAEDLVEITDENEAAASRSSLDAELRHWKDGQTILARDWIERLYAEMFGIAKKQGFSCFLLPVKKILREGNEAQRWIKLSEQGSDNREILMRSIEAMQVREGELEGQICRSLVA; from the coding sequence ATGCTATCGAAAGGATTTGAAATTGAAGTCTATACCGGGACACCGCAAGGCGATATCGTCGGACTGTCGGATCAGATTGTGGCGGCGCTTGATGGGTTTGTGCGTGAACCGGATAGCCGCAATGTTGAGTATACGACTCCGCCTTGTTTTCGGTATGAGCGATCGCTGTGTGATTTAGTCACGCCGCGCCTAAAATTGCGTCAATTTCTCAAGTCGAAAGGGGACTATACGCTGATTCCAGGGAGTACGCTACCGCTGAAAGGACAGGGCGATCGCTTTTGGCGGTCTGATCCTGCAAATCCCTATCACGATTATATTGAGAATACTTACGGTACAAAAGTTGTGACTGCCAGCGTTCACATTAATGTTGGAATTAGTGATCCAGAAATATTAATGCGGGCGTGTCGGTTAGTGCGAGTGGAAGCGCCTTTATATTTGGCTTTAAGTGCTGCTTCTCCGATGTTTAATGGTGAGATGACCGGGTATCATTCGACCCGCTGGGGACTGTTTCCGAAAACGCCTGCTCACGTTCCATTATTTGAGAGTCATGGTCACTATATTCGCTGGACAGAAGAGCAGATCGAGAAAGGCACCATGCAGAATGTTCGCCATCTCTGGTCTTCGGTGCGTCCGAACGGCGATCGACGACCCTACAATTTGAATCGATTGGAATTGCGAATTTGTGATTTAGTTTCTGACCCGATCGCGCTTTTAGCGATCACTGCACTTTTAGAGGCTCGATTGCACCAAGTCATTGAAGATCCAAGCCTCGATCCATTACATCTGAGTCAATTAAGCGCTGAGGATTTGGTCGAGATTACCGATGAAAATGAAGCTGCTGCGTCTCGATCGAGTCTTGACGCTGAACTGAGACATTGGAAAGATGGGCAGACGATTCTAGCGCGAGATTGGATTGAGCGGCTTTATGCAGAAATGTTTGGGATTGCGAAAAAACAAGGATTTAGCTGTTTTCTGTTGCCCGTGAAGAAGATTCTGCGCGAAGGGAATGAGGCGCAACGCTGGATTAAATTGAGCGAACAAGGGTCAGATAATCGCGAAATTTTGATGCGATCGATTGAGGCGATGCAAGTCCGCGAAGGAGAATTAGAAGGACAGATTTGTCGATCGTTGGTGGCGTGA
- a CDS encoding SRPBCC family protein, which produces MSQWLEHSAQVEVEASIEKVWGLWSDLEQMPNWMNWIASVKISEEQPELSRWTLSTGGLQFSWQSRLTKIIPNQIIQWESVSGLPNRGAIRFYDRATEGSIVKMTIAYAVPELLAKIMNNSMVDRFVQSNIRADLDRFRDYADKAV; this is translated from the coding sequence ATGTCTCAGTGGTTAGAACATTCTGCACAAGTCGAAGTGGAAGCATCGATCGAGAAAGTTTGGGGTCTGTGGTCAGATCTCGAACAGATGCCAAACTGGATGAACTGGATTGCTTCGGTGAAAATATCTGAAGAACAGCCAGAACTCTCGCGCTGGACACTCAGTACGGGCGGGTTGCAATTTAGCTGGCAATCTCGACTCACAAAGATTATTCCGAATCAAATCATTCAGTGGGAATCGGTTAGCGGATTGCCTAATCGAGGCGCGATTCGATTTTATGATCGCGCAACCGAAGGCAGCATTGTCAAAATGACGATCGCGTACGCAGTTCCTGAACTGTTAGCGAAAATCATGAACAATTCAATGGTCGATCGCTTTGTGCAGTCCAATATTCGAGCAGACCTCGATCGATTTCGTGACTATGCAGACAAAGCTGTCTAG